A region of Streptomyces halobius DNA encodes the following proteins:
- a CDS encoding amino acid adenylation domain-containing protein: MKTASHRTHTDRTSMGCLPDLLEQQVAARPDAVAVVCGDRCLMYRELAEWARGLAGCLGQLGVDHEQCVGVFVEPSLTLMIGVWGTLFAGGAYLPLSPEYPEDRLRYMIDDSRTRVIVTQDHLAARLAELAPTGTRIVTPADVRSGTTRAPAATVRPDSLAYVIYTSGSTGRPKGVMIEHRSIASQMRWMHAYGHLGQDTTVLQKTPMSFDAAQWEILAPAVGGRVAMGTRGIYRDPRGLVAAIGKHEVTTLQCVPTLLQALLDTGELGRCTSLRRVFSGGEVLSWRLARALADELPWASLVNLYGPTESTINATACLVDPDAAGDGAGSVSIGVPVSDTQCFILDADLAPVDIGETGELYIGGIQLARGYLNRPDQTRERFIASPFTSVERLYRTGDLAYWNPDGTIQFAGRADNQVKLRGHRIELDEIALALEEHIWVRRAAAVVSDNPRTGSASLVACVELNPKEAALMDQGKHGAHHQSKASRLQVRAQLSNPGLRRREQLAGRPVVELPGSQETSRQRREVFARKTYRFYDGAPVTRAALLALLAERSAGGPSRGLDELTFAELGELLRWFGAYRSDQRLLPKYAYASPGALYATQLYLETGSGIAGLEAGVYYYHPVDHTLVRTGPPASPRPDGGLQVHFLGRKRAIEPVYKNNLQEVLEIEAGHMVGLFEDVLPEYGLTIRPLAHDRSVKDLLDVSDEDYYLGTFAIRPAGEEPWRDPVEIYVQSHPGRVPDLPTGQYHYTDGELERVSDDLVLPKHVIAINQQVYQRASFGITAVSRADQPWLEYIALGRKLHHLQRNSLNLGFMSSGYSSKTGHPLPAAQRIDDLLAAHGIPTGPSYFFLGGRISDEQIRSEGMREDTVHMKGPAEIVKDELAHILPGYMVPDRVLVLDRLPLTANGKVDVRALTACDQVRSADRTTPYVAPATPEEKWLAEAWGKALKYDNVSTEDNFFACGGDSLTAVELVMTINHEFGTQLPLQVVFAHPKLSDLAARIADRTARPSSRLIPLHDAGAGRPVFCWPGLGGYPMNLRLLARQAGMGRPFHGIQAYGINPGEEPYPTVREMAAADLAEIRRVQTEGPYTLWGYSFGARVAFEAAWQLEQSGRQVDNLLLLCPGNPKIHHANADRYGRRVSYANPTYLAILCSVFTGTTSGLDFDQCLATARDEDTFVTFIRRLRPTLDEQLIRRITRIVAQTYEFQYNVRELAERRLRTPVTLFKATGDDYSFLETWSGSAAATPPTVINLHADHYSALKATGIIELASAIQARMKA, encoded by the coding sequence GTGAAGACCGCATCGCATCGCACACACACCGATCGCACCAGCATGGGGTGCCTGCCCGACCTGCTGGAGCAGCAGGTCGCGGCACGGCCCGATGCCGTCGCGGTGGTCTGCGGCGACCGGTGTCTGATGTACCGCGAGCTTGCGGAGTGGGCTCGCGGGCTGGCCGGGTGCCTCGGCCAACTCGGTGTGGATCATGAGCAATGCGTCGGGGTGTTCGTCGAGCCGTCCCTGACACTGATGATCGGGGTGTGGGGCACCCTGTTCGCCGGGGGTGCCTATCTGCCGCTGTCGCCGGAGTACCCGGAGGACCGGCTCCGCTACATGATCGACGACAGCCGGACGCGGGTCATCGTCACCCAGGACCACCTGGCGGCCCGGCTGGCCGAGCTGGCCCCGACGGGCACCCGGATCGTCACCCCGGCCGATGTGCGCAGCGGCACCACGCGCGCCCCGGCGGCCACGGTACGGCCGGACTCGCTGGCGTACGTCATCTACACCTCCGGCAGCACCGGCAGACCGAAGGGCGTGATGATCGAGCACCGCAGCATCGCCTCCCAGATGCGGTGGATGCACGCCTACGGGCATCTGGGCCAGGACACCACCGTGCTGCAGAAGACGCCGATGAGTTTCGACGCGGCCCAGTGGGAGATCCTCGCCCCGGCCGTCGGCGGGCGGGTGGCCATGGGCACCCGCGGCATCTACCGGGACCCGCGGGGCCTGGTAGCCGCGATCGGCAAGCACGAGGTGACCACACTGCAGTGCGTGCCCACGCTGCTGCAGGCCCTGCTGGACACCGGGGAGCTCGGCCGGTGCACGTCACTGCGGCGGGTGTTCTCCGGCGGCGAGGTGCTGTCCTGGCGGCTCGCGCGCGCTCTCGCCGACGAGCTGCCGTGGGCCTCGCTGGTCAACCTGTACGGGCCGACGGAGTCCACCATCAACGCCACCGCCTGTCTGGTGGACCCGGACGCGGCCGGTGACGGCGCGGGCAGCGTGTCGATCGGGGTGCCGGTCAGCGACACCCAGTGCTTCATCCTGGACGCCGATCTGGCGCCGGTGGACATCGGGGAGACAGGTGAGCTGTACATCGGCGGCATCCAGCTGGCCCGCGGTTACCTGAACCGGCCCGACCAGACGCGAGAACGCTTCATCGCCTCGCCGTTCACTTCCGTCGAACGTCTGTACCGTACCGGCGACCTGGCGTACTGGAACCCCGACGGCACCATCCAGTTCGCCGGCCGGGCCGACAACCAGGTCAAGCTGCGCGGCCATCGCATCGAGCTCGACGAGATCGCGCTGGCCCTGGAGGAGCACATCTGGGTCCGGCGCGCGGCGGCGGTCGTCAGCGACAACCCGCGCACCGGCTCGGCGAGCCTCGTCGCCTGCGTCGAGCTGAACCCCAAGGAAGCGGCGCTGATGGACCAGGGCAAGCACGGCGCCCACCACCAGTCCAAGGCCAGCAGGCTCCAGGTCAGGGCACAGCTGTCCAACCCCGGTCTGCGCCGCCGCGAGCAGCTCGCCGGCCGGCCCGTGGTGGAACTCCCCGGCAGCCAGGAGACGTCCCGGCAGCGCCGAGAGGTCTTCGCCCGCAAGACCTACCGCTTCTACGACGGCGCCCCGGTCACCCGGGCCGCCCTGCTGGCCCTGCTCGCCGAGCGGTCGGCCGGCGGTCCGTCCCGCGGCCTCGACGAGCTGACGTTCGCGGAACTGGGTGAGTTGCTGCGCTGGTTCGGCGCGTACCGCAGCGACCAGAGGCTGCTGCCGAAGTACGCCTACGCCTCCCCGGGAGCGCTGTACGCCACCCAGCTGTACCTGGAAACCGGCAGCGGCATCGCGGGACTTGAGGCGGGCGTGTACTACTACCACCCCGTCGACCACACCCTCGTACGGACCGGACCGCCCGCCTCCCCTCGACCGGACGGTGGCCTGCAGGTCCACTTCCTCGGCCGCAAGCGGGCCATCGAGCCGGTGTACAAGAACAACCTCCAGGAGGTGCTGGAGATCGAAGCCGGGCACATGGTCGGTCTCTTCGAGGACGTACTGCCGGAGTACGGGCTGACCATCCGGCCGCTGGCCCACGACCGGTCCGTCAAGGACCTCCTGGACGTCTCCGACGAGGACTACTACCTGGGTACGTTCGCCATCCGGCCCGCCGGCGAGGAACCCTGGCGGGACCCCGTCGAGATCTACGTACAGTCCCACCCGGGCCGCGTACCGGATCTGCCCACCGGCCAGTACCACTACACAGACGGTGAGTTGGAGCGCGTCTCGGACGATCTCGTACTGCCCAAGCATGTCATCGCCATCAACCAGCAGGTCTACCAGCGCGCGAGCTTCGGCATCACCGCCGTCAGCCGCGCCGACCAGCCGTGGCTGGAGTACATCGCCCTGGGCAGAAAGCTCCACCACCTGCAACGCAACAGCCTGAACCTCGGCTTCATGTCCTCGGGATACAGCTCGAAGACCGGCCATCCGCTGCCCGCCGCCCAACGCATCGACGACCTGCTCGCCGCCCACGGCATCCCCACCGGCCCCTCGTACTTTTTTCTCGGCGGCAGGATCAGCGACGAGCAGATCCGGAGCGAGGGCATGCGCGAGGACACCGTCCACATGAAGGGACCGGCCGAGATCGTCAAGGACGAGCTGGCCCATATCCTGCCCGGCTACATGGTCCCGGACCGGGTCCTGGTGCTCGACCGGCTGCCGCTGACGGCGAACGGCAAGGTCGATGTCCGGGCCCTCACCGCCTGCGACCAGGTACGGTCCGCGGACCGCACCACCCCGTACGTCGCCCCCGCCACACCGGAGGAGAAGTGGCTCGCCGAGGCGTGGGGCAAGGCCCTCAAGTACGACAACGTCTCGACCGAGGACAACTTCTTCGCCTGCGGCGGTGACTCACTCACCGCCGTCGAGCTCGTCATGACGATCAACCACGAGTTCGGCACCCAGCTACCGCTGCAGGTTGTCTTCGCGCACCCGAAGCTCTCCGACCTCGCCGCCCGTATCGCCGATCGCACCGCCCGGCCGTCCTCCCGGCTGATACCACTGCACGACGCAGGCGCCGGCCGGCCCGTCTTCTGCTGGCCCGGCCTGGGCGGCTACCCCATGAACCTGCGCCTGCTGGCACGTCAGGCGGGCATGGGCCGGCCCTTCCACGGGATCCAGGCATACGGCATCAACCCCGGGGAAGAGCCCTACCCGACCGTCCGGGAGATGGCCGCCGCCGACCTCGCCGAGATCCGGCGTGTGCAGACCGAAGGGCCCTACACCCTGTGGGGCTACTCCTTCGGTGCCCGGGTCGCCTTCGAGGCCGCCTGGCAACTCGAACAGTCCGGCCGGCAGGTCGACAACCTGCTGCTGCTCTGCCCCGGCAATCCGAAGATCCACCATGCCAACGCCGACCGCTATGGGCGCCGGGTATCCTACGCCAACCCGACATACCTGGCGATCCTGTGCTCCGTCTTCACCGGAACCACCAGCGGACTCGACTTCGACCAGTGCCTGGCGACGGCCCGCGACGAAGACACCTTCGTCACCTTCATCCGCCGGCTGCGCCCCACCCTGGACGAGCAGCTGATCCGCCGGATCACCCGGATCGTCGCCCAGACATACGAGTTCCAGTACAACGTCCGCGAACTGGCCGAACGGCGGCTCCGCACACCGGTCACCCTCTTCAAGGCCACCGGCGACGACTACTCGTTCCTCGAAACATGGTCCGGCTCCGCCGCCGCCACACCCCCCACCGTGATCAATCTCCACGCCGATCACTACAGCG
- a CDS encoding pPIWI_RE module domain-containing protein, translating to MPHSYEPLDDELTSPAVAVTTHPITPKILATAVREWERRVRKGDDANTLAPLLAEAEVQHARLSSFVRGSTDGRPHAPGWFHRVAAWNFAQRLSRKPLPIPNGPTNRKVRWRMDTQGSLISWDRVTKRTTYWAFSHGSCCEVSFGHDGFLSSCTIGTPWCSPRHQPGCPIALHLALEVRLV from the coding sequence ATGCCCCACAGCTACGAGCCCCTCGACGACGAACTCACGAGCCCCGCAGTCGCGGTCACAACCCATCCAATCACTCCCAAGATCCTCGCGACGGCCGTGCGCGAATGGGAGCGGCGCGTCCGAAAGGGCGACGACGCCAACACCCTGGCCCCGCTCCTTGCAGAAGCCGAAGTCCAACACGCTCGCCTCTCCTCATTCGTCCGCGGTTCCACCGACGGACGCCCCCACGCGCCCGGCTGGTTCCACCGCGTCGCCGCATGGAACTTCGCCCAACGGCTGTCCCGAAAGCCTCTCCCCATCCCCAACGGCCCGACGAACCGCAAGGTCCGCTGGCGGATGGACACCCAGGGCAGCCTCATCAGCTGGGACCGTGTGACCAAGCGGACCACTTACTGGGCGTTTAGTCATGGGTCGTGTTGCGAAGTGAGCTTTGGGCATGACGGGTTTCTCAGCTCTTGCACCATAGGTACACCTTGGTGCTCGCCGAGGCATCAACCTGGCTGCCCGATTGCTCTACATCTCGCGCTCGAAGTCCGTCTGGTTTGA
- a CDS encoding IS110 family RNA-guided transposase: MRKERDRVWAGIDAGKAHHWAAVVDETGATLWSKKIDNDESAILAALGEILALADDVHWAVDISGTASALLLALLAAHGQRAVYVPGRTVNRMSGAYRGEAKTDARDAYVIAETARHRNDFTAIDVPAQLAADLALLTAHRSDLVADRVRMINRLRDVLTGVFPALERAFDYSAHKGALVLLTGYQTPAAIRRRGRARLTAWLANRSVRSADTVAATALEAAQAQQTALPGEDIAAQIVADLAAQILALDDRLNRIDKQIRETFRSHPQAEIIESLPGMGPILGAEFVVAAGDMSAYADAGHLASAAGLVPVPRDSGRRTGNLHRPKRYSRRLRRVFYLSAQTSIIRDGPNRDFYLKKRGEGCKHVQAVIALARRRAGVLWALLRDGRLFTPAPPVAQAA, from the coding sequence GTGCGCAAGGAACGGGACCGGGTCTGGGCCGGCATCGACGCCGGCAAGGCTCATCACTGGGCCGCAGTGGTCGACGAGACCGGAGCCACCTTGTGGTCGAAGAAGATCGACAACGACGAGTCTGCCATCCTGGCTGCGCTCGGCGAGATCCTGGCCCTGGCCGACGATGTCCACTGGGCGGTGGACATCTCCGGCACGGCCTCCGCGTTGCTGCTGGCCCTGCTCGCAGCTCACGGCCAGCGGGCCGTCTACGTGCCCGGCCGCACGGTCAACCGGATGTCCGGCGCCTACCGGGGCGAGGCCAAGACGGACGCCCGCGACGCCTACGTCATCGCTGAGACCGCCCGCCACCGCAACGACTTCACCGCGATCGACGTGCCGGCCCAGCTGGCCGCCGACCTCGCTTTGCTCACCGCCCACCGCTCCGACCTGGTGGCCGATCGGGTAAGGATGATCAATCGGCTGCGCGACGTGCTGACCGGCGTCTTCCCCGCGCTGGAGCGGGCTTTCGACTACTCGGCGCACAAGGGTGCGCTGGTGCTCCTGACCGGCTACCAGACTCCTGCCGCCATCCGGCGCCGCGGCCGGGCCCGGCTGACGGCCTGGCTAGCCAACCGCAGCGTCCGGAGTGCCGATACGGTCGCCGCCACCGCCCTGGAAGCCGCTCAGGCCCAGCAGACCGCGCTGCCCGGCGAGGACATCGCCGCCCAGATCGTCGCCGACTTGGCGGCGCAGATCCTGGCCTTGGACGACCGGCTCAACCGGATCGACAAACAGATTCGCGAGACCTTCCGCAGTCACCCGCAGGCCGAGATCATCGAGTCCCTGCCCGGGATGGGGCCAATACTCGGAGCGGAGTTCGTCGTGGCGGCGGGCGATATGTCTGCCTACGCGGACGCCGGGCACCTGGCCTCGGCAGCCGGGCTCGTGCCCGTTCCCCGCGACTCCGGCCGACGGACCGGCAACCTTCACCGGCCCAAGCGCTACAGCCGTCGCCTACGCCGGGTGTTCTATCTGTCGGCGCAGACCAGCATCATCCGCGACGGCCCGAACCGGGACTTCTACCTCAAGAAGCGCGGCGAGGGCTGCAAACACGTTCAAGCTGTCATCGCCCTCGCCCGACGCCGGGCCGGGGTGCTCTGGGCACTCCTGCGTGACGGACGGCTCTTCACCCCCGCCCCGCCGGTCGCGCAAGCGGCTTGA
- a CDS encoding transposase domain-containing protein, with translation MGLFDHVRLGVVTRWVTPELVADVLEKCGVRDKKPGALPTGFMVYFTLALALFQQDSYDDVAEQLIGGSVELSESIPNKSSFAEYQYRARDHGDSEGGRVRRQRPHRI, from the coding sequence GTGGGGTTATTCGATCATGTGCGGCTGGGAGTGGTGACCCGATGGGTGACCCCGGAGCTCGTCGCCGACGTGCTGGAGAAATGCGGGGTTCGCGACAAGAAGCCCGGTGCCCTGCCGACCGGGTTCATGGTCTACTTCACGCTCGCCCTGGCCCTGTTCCAACAGGACTCCTACGACGACGTGGCGGAGCAACTGATCGGCGGAAGTGTGGAGTTGAGTGAGAGCATCCCCAACAAGTCCTCGTTTGCAGAATACCAGTACCGCGCCCGGGATCACGGTGACAGCGAGGGCGGCCGTGTTCGACGTCAGCGACCACACCGCATATAG
- a CDS encoding PEP/pyruvate-binding domain-containing protein, whose protein sequence is MSATDKCPSVTVIIPAGLDVPLTVPAFGRLAGSLAGIPFVKLVVDLDDATLHFIDSTGNPLHVQYMAKHILDVPLDDLLSDIDTFNHEVYARPDRRFCLGVLALHRRPGVDGSEPESVFMSLETVEADTMTGDLLLTFYRHVRAHIHPSVPLFLKPANHVQEGSVADIPPGELPRVPAHELLSRRTYVPLNPGTAHGRLRVFRSACAYRASADTLRPHDIVVMPRVPDDIPRLSGLINAEHTTPLSHTNVLATGWNIPNAIQTDIIDRLDEAGLDGEWVSYEVTATAAGVRVEAAEQSAALDGLRLRAADRTVLKRRPDTDPAPIVALSRLRMGDHHRYGTKAANLGELSHVIENGSQHLLGFYRVPRPPRADLLGHLSRLLGVHGPGRGPADEAALAASAQRLIGRHLRVPRGIALPFWLQRRFLESSPAVVGSIDRLVKALELGTQHLDEICAELQHLIRTTPMPDDIRTRIDRAVATHLPGADRLVVRSSSNAEDLEGFSAAGVYESFRCAGTRDAIADGVREVWASLMSARSVRLRDQAGLPLEDCCMGVVVQEEVAVPLGGVLVTCSPFDGRDFRNVYANISASSVADVVNGVGAPLQHLYNTVEGGGRTVSLGSATADLDEGTKHALGRLALVGRLLQSHFSPDGLYGTPVDIEWALDGERIQMLQIRPYGARAGA, encoded by the coding sequence ATGAGCGCCACAGATAAGTGCCCTTCCGTGACCGTCATCATCCCCGCGGGTCTGGACGTTCCACTGACCGTCCCGGCCTTCGGGCGCCTCGCCGGCAGCCTGGCCGGGATCCCCTTCGTGAAGCTCGTCGTGGACCTCGACGACGCGACGCTGCACTTCATCGACAGCACCGGCAACCCACTGCATGTGCAGTACATGGCGAAGCACATCCTCGATGTGCCGCTGGACGACCTGCTCAGCGACATCGACACCTTCAACCACGAGGTGTACGCCCGCCCCGACCGGCGCTTCTGCCTGGGAGTGCTGGCCCTGCACAGACGGCCCGGCGTCGACGGATCCGAGCCGGAGTCAGTCTTCATGTCCCTGGAGACGGTGGAGGCGGACACCATGACCGGTGACCTGCTGCTCACCTTCTACCGGCACGTGCGTGCACACATCCATCCGTCGGTGCCGCTGTTCCTCAAGCCGGCCAACCACGTCCAGGAAGGCTCCGTCGCGGACATCCCGCCCGGCGAGCTGCCTCGTGTGCCGGCCCACGAGCTGTTATCCCGGCGCACCTACGTCCCCCTCAACCCCGGCACCGCGCACGGCAGGCTCCGGGTGTTCCGATCGGCCTGCGCCTACCGCGCATCGGCGGACACCCTGCGCCCCCATGACATCGTCGTCATGCCGCGCGTGCCCGACGACATCCCCCGTCTTTCCGGGCTGATCAACGCTGAGCACACCACCCCGCTGTCGCACACCAACGTTCTTGCTACTGGGTGGAATATCCCCAACGCCATTCAGACCGACATCATCGACCGGCTCGACGAGGCGGGTCTCGACGGCGAATGGGTCAGCTACGAGGTCACCGCCACGGCCGCCGGGGTACGGGTGGAGGCGGCCGAACAGTCGGCGGCCCTGGACGGCTTGAGGCTCCGGGCCGCCGACCGCACCGTCCTCAAGCGACGCCCCGACACGGACCCTGCCCCCATCGTCGCGTTGTCGCGACTGCGCATGGGCGATCACCACCGGTACGGCACCAAGGCCGCCAACCTCGGCGAACTGTCCCACGTGATCGAGAACGGCTCCCAGCACTTGCTGGGCTTTTACCGAGTGCCCCGGCCGCCGCGCGCCGACCTGCTCGGCCACCTGAGCCGGCTCCTGGGCGTGCACGGCCCCGGCCGCGGGCCCGCCGACGAGGCGGCGCTGGCGGCCTCGGCGCAGCGTTTGATCGGCAGGCACCTGCGGGTGCCGCGCGGCATCGCGCTGCCGTTCTGGCTCCAACGGCGGTTCCTGGAGTCGTCTCCGGCCGTCGTAGGGTCGATCGACCGGCTGGTGAAGGCGCTGGAGCTCGGCACCCAGCACCTCGACGAGATCTGTGCCGAATTGCAGCACCTGATCCGCACGACCCCGATGCCGGACGACATCCGGACGCGGATCGACCGGGCCGTCGCCACCCATCTGCCGGGCGCCGACCGGCTCGTCGTGCGTAGCTCCTCCAACGCCGAAGACCTGGAGGGCTTCTCGGCGGCGGGAGTCTACGAGTCCTTTCGGTGCGCCGGCACACGCGACGCGATCGCCGACGGCGTCAGGGAGGTCTGGGCGTCCCTGATGTCCGCGCGCAGCGTGCGGCTGCGCGACCAGGCGGGCCTCCCGCTGGAGGACTGCTGCATGGGCGTCGTCGTCCAGGAGGAGGTGGCCGTACCACTGGGCGGGGTCCTGGTCACCTGCAGTCCGTTCGACGGCAGGGACTTCCGCAACGTCTACGCCAACATCTCCGCCAGCTCGGTCGCCGATGTGGTCAACGGTGTGGGGGCACCGCTCCAGCACCTGTACAACACGGTCGAAGGCGGCGGCCGCACCGTCTCGCTCGGCTCCGCCACCGCCGACCTCGACGAAGGAACCAAGCACGCCCTGGGCCGCCTGGCGCTGGTCGGCCGTCTGCTGCAGTCCCACTTTTCCCCGGATGGCCTGTACGGGACCCCCGTCGACATCGAATGGGCGCTGGACGGCGAGCGGATCCAGATGCTGCAGATACGCCCCTACGGTGCCCGGGCCGGGGCATGA
- a CDS encoding MFS transporter: MTATVSPAVRRVIRAHNGFKLFTGLLWWLPVFYVYQRDSGLSDSQIFSIQSIYYLAFCVLEIPTGALADRFDYRRFLQSGAALLTVANLVPVLWPSYSGFLAHFLLVALANSLVSGAGSAYLYEYLQRGGASTAYQQAEGSGRAYALTGRIVCLPAAGVLMKWHTPSPYLLSAACCVVAVLLAIRLPALPPGGEEPGGAGGPRKKWSPRDQLAAGRVLLRSPQLAMYMAQGVAVFTLVRIGQANLFQPILTVKQLPLAAFGVVMAVTTLFELAGTARSSWLRRLGDVRAVLLLTVVMALSLALLVPAGLIGTIVCLCVFSLACGLIFPIQRQLINRAIPGSEHRATLLSLESLIDRAVCALVVLALGSYLSQGEMNLFLVHVAIGTTLLMGGVALLVRRHQSSAPQEQRTVTKENVA, from the coding sequence ATGACCGCGACCGTCTCACCCGCCGTCCGGCGGGTCATCAGGGCCCACAACGGCTTCAAGCTCTTCACCGGCCTGCTGTGGTGGCTGCCGGTCTTCTACGTGTACCAGCGCGACAGCGGCCTGTCCGACTCCCAGATCTTCAGCATCCAGAGCATCTACTATCTGGCGTTCTGCGTCCTGGAGATCCCCACGGGCGCACTCGCCGACCGCTTCGACTACCGCCGCTTCCTCCAGTCCGGCGCCGCCCTGCTCACGGTGGCCAACCTCGTTCCCGTCCTGTGGCCGTCCTACAGCGGGTTCCTGGCCCACTTCCTGCTCGTCGCCCTCGCCAACTCCCTGGTCTCCGGGGCAGGCAGCGCCTACCTGTACGAGTACCTGCAGCGCGGCGGCGCGTCCACCGCGTACCAGCAGGCCGAGGGCAGCGGCCGCGCCTACGCCCTCACCGGCCGCATCGTGTGCCTGCCGGCCGCCGGTGTCCTCATGAAGTGGCACACCCCCAGCCCCTACCTGCTGTCAGCGGCATGCTGCGTGGTCGCCGTCCTGCTGGCGATCCGACTGCCCGCGCTGCCTCCCGGAGGCGAGGAGCCCGGCGGAGCGGGCGGACCCAGAAAGAAGTGGTCCCCGCGTGACCAACTCGCTGCGGGCCGGGTACTCTTACGTTCCCCGCAGCTCGCCATGTACATGGCACAAGGAGTCGCCGTCTTCACCCTTGTACGGATCGGTCAGGCCAATCTCTTCCAGCCCATCCTCACCGTCAAACAGCTGCCCCTGGCCGCCTTCGGCGTGGTGATGGCGGTCACGACCCTCTTCGAGCTGGCGGGGACCGCGAGGTCGAGCTGGCTGCGGCGCCTGGGCGATGTACGGGCCGTGCTGCTGCTGACGGTCGTCATGGCCCTCTCCCTCGCCCTACTGGTTCCCGCTGGGCTGATCGGCACCATCGTCTGTCTGTGTGTCTTCTCCCTGGCGTGCGGGCTGATCTTCCCGATCCAACGCCAGCTCATCAACCGGGCCATCCCCGGCTCAGAGCACCGCGCCACGCTCCTCTCCCTGGAATCGCTCATCGACCGGGCCGTCTGCGCTCTCGTCGTGCTGGCGCTCGGAAGCTACCTGTCACAGGGCGAGATGAACCTGTTCCTGGTCCATGTCGCCATCGGCACGACCCTGCTCATGGGTGGAGTGGCCCTCCTGGTCCGCCGCCACCAGTCAAGCGCTCCCCAGGAGCAGCGCACCGTCACCAAGGAGAACGTCGCATGA
- a CDS encoding ATP-grasp domain-containing protein, with protein sequence MNRILYVYAKGGAPLEHAFPRIAACGELHVLALMPLPTAAEELWRPRCASITGAYVEAGSGEAIIQEIMCHARLVGADAVVTLSEFAVLAVAHAADRLGLRGAGPAAAERARDKRLMRETWAAAGVPVPGFRRVGSETELRTALTELTPPLLLKPAWSAGSIGQLVLQTPDDAALAWKQVAHALDKGRQVKMSELYETGADRDWLVEEIVDGSTEGWYDRSGYADYVSVEGIVADGVYHPLCITARLPAIPPFNEVASTTPCVLPESLQRRLEDASRLAVEALGLGTCGTHTELKLCADGRTVVIETAARFGGVMITKEVEEVFGLDPISMLVRELLGWQVDYPEQLLIEGDGAAASLVAVPADAAGVPWRTQPTWSPRAVDWSDILSPDSDIAPVAAFDPAPGRDVPVYDPAAGVANWLGVFMVTARDAETLLKDCNAVLNGLESGLCRAGSAEAGSGA encoded by the coding sequence ATGAACAGAATCCTCTATGTCTATGCCAAGGGCGGCGCTCCCCTGGAGCACGCCTTCCCGCGCATCGCGGCCTGCGGCGAGCTGCATGTGCTCGCGCTCATGCCGCTGCCCACCGCGGCGGAGGAGCTGTGGCGCCCGCGCTGCGCGAGCATCACCGGGGCGTACGTGGAGGCTGGTTCCGGCGAGGCCATCATCCAGGAGATCATGTGCCACGCTCGACTCGTCGGCGCCGACGCAGTGGTGACGCTCTCGGAGTTCGCCGTCCTGGCGGTCGCCCACGCCGCCGACCGTCTGGGGCTGCGGGGCGCCGGCCCCGCAGCCGCCGAACGGGCGCGCGACAAGCGGCTCATGCGGGAGACCTGGGCGGCCGCCGGCGTCCCCGTTCCCGGGTTCCGACGGGTCGGATCCGAGACGGAGCTGCGCACCGCGCTGACCGAACTGACCCCACCGCTGCTGCTCAAGCCCGCCTGGAGCGCGGGCTCGATCGGCCAGCTGGTCCTGCAGACGCCCGACGACGCCGCCCTCGCGTGGAAGCAGGTCGCGCACGCCCTCGACAAGGGCCGTCAGGTGAAGATGAGCGAACTCTACGAGACGGGCGCCGACCGGGACTGGCTCGTGGAGGAGATCGTCGACGGCTCGACCGAGGGCTGGTACGACCGCTCCGGCTACGCCGATTACGTCAGCGTCGAAGGGATCGTGGCGGATGGCGTCTACCACCCGCTGTGCATCACGGCGCGTCTTCCCGCGATACCGCCGTTCAACGAGGTCGCCAGCACGACGCCCTGTGTGCTGCCGGAGTCGCTGCAGCGCAGGCTCGAGGACGCCTCTCGGCTCGCCGTGGAAGCACTGGGTCTGGGAACCTGCGGTACGCACACCGAGTTGAAGCTGTGCGCCGACGGGCGGACCGTCGTCATCGAGACGGCCGCGCGATTCGGCGGCGTGATGATCACCAAGGAGGTGGAGGAGGTGTTCGGGCTGGACCCGATCAGCATGCTCGTACGGGAACTGCTCGGTTGGCAGGTCGACTATCCGGAGCAGTTGCTCATCGAGGGAGATGGTGCCGCCGCGTCGCTGGTTGCCGTCCCCGCCGACGCCGCCGGCGTTCCCTGGCGGACCCAGCCCACCTGGTCCCCCCGGGCGGTGGACTGGTCGGACATCCTGTCACCCGACAGCGACATCGCACCGGTGGCAGCGTTCGACCCGGCGCCAGGGCGCGACGTCCCGGTGTACGACCCGGCTGCCGGAGTCGCCAACTGGCTGGGCGTCTTCATGGTCACCGCCCGTGACGCCGAAACGCTCCTGAAGGACTGTAACGCCGTACTCAACGGCCTTGAATCCGGCCTCTGCAGGGCCGGGAGTGCGGAAGCGGGGTCCGGCGCATGA